A segment of the bacterium genome:
CACCAACGCAATCGAGAACCTGAACAGCGGCATCGCCACCTACTCGAGAAACGTGAAGCGTTGGCAGGGCGGATCGATGGTCGCGCGTTGGGTGAGTGCCGCCATCGTCGAAGCCGGGAAGAAGTTCCGTCGCGTCCAAGAGTGGCGCGACATCGAGAAGCTCGTCCGAGCTCTCACCGTGTCCGAAACCAGCGAAGAGGCGACTGC
Coding sequences within it:
- a CDS encoding IS256 family transposase: TNAIENLNSGIATYSRNVKRWQGGSMVARWVSAAIVEAGKKFRRVQEWRDIEKLVRALTVSETSEEATAKRVA